A portion of the Lolium rigidum isolate FL_2022 chromosome 1, APGP_CSIRO_Lrig_0.1, whole genome shotgun sequence genome contains these proteins:
- the LOC124661579 gene encoding glycosylinositol phosphorylceramide mannosyl transferase 1-like produces MAKLLLQLKAAAVSAYRRNGNRRRHPVSPLPCRHPSGAGAGRFGPCFVAGLLALAAAATLTLGLALHRADPDADAPASSRGAGDGSGYAVVINTWKRYDLMKRAVAHYSGCAGVDAVHVVWSEPQDPPEALRQSVLNCSRLLRDGGAAEVRFVVNKQDSLNNRFRPIQELRTDAVFSVDDDLIVPCSTLRFAFNVWRSAPSAMVGFVPRIHWLADPSSSIKEYRYASWWSVWRTGTYSMVLSKASFFHRKYLDLYTNQMPPSIRDYVTKNRNCEDIAMSFLVANVTGAPPIWVKGRIFEIGSTGISSSKGHILQRSRCLSEFSSMYGHMPLVATTVKAVDGRSSWLW; encoded by the exons ATGGCGAAGCTGCTGCTGCAGCTAAAGGCCGCCGCGGTGTCGGCGTACAGGAGGAACGGCAACCGACGGCGCCACCCCGTCTCGCCCCTGCCCTGTCGCCACCCGTCCGGCGCCGGAGCCGGCAGATTCGGCCCCTGTTTCGTCGCTGGCCtcctcgccctcgccgccgccgccaccctcacGCTCGGCCTCGCCCTCCACCGCGCCGACCCCGACGCCGACGCGCCCGCCTCGTCACG CGGCGCCGGCGACGGCAGCGGCTACGCCGTGGTGATCAACACGTGGAAGCGCTACGACCTCATGAAGAGGGCCGTCGCGCACTACTCCGGCTGCGCCGGCGTCGACGCCGTGCACGTCGTGTGGAGCGAGCCGCAGGATCCGCCCGAGGCCCTGCGCCAGAGCGTCCTCAACTGCAGCCGCCTGCTCAGGGACGGCGGCGCCGCGGAGGTGCGATTCGTGGTCAACAAGCAGGACAGCCTCAACAACAGGTTCAGGCCGATCCAGGAGCTCAGGACTGACGCCGTCTTCTCCGTCGACGACGACCTCATCGTGCCGTGCTCCACGCTGCGCTTCGCCTTCAACGTCTGGCGGAGCGCGCCCTCTGCCATGGTGGGCTTTGTGCCCCGGATTCACTGGCTTGCTGACCCG AGTAGCAGTATTAAGGAATACCGATATGCAAGCTGGTGGTCAGTCTGGAGGACAGGGACATATAGTATGGTTCTTTCCAAAGCAAGTTTTTTCCATAGGAAGTACTTGGATTTGTACACCAACCAGATGCCACCGTCTATTCGCGATTACGTGACGAAGAACAG GAATTGTGAGGATATCGCTATGTCTTTTCTTGTCGCAAATGTAACTGGAGCTCCACCAATATGGGTCAAAG GAAGGATATTTGAGATCGGATCGACTGGCATCAGCAGTTCAAAAGGCCATATTTTGCAGAGATCAAGATGTCTCAGTGAATTTTCTTCCATGTATGGACATATGCCACTGGTAGCGACTACAGTCAAGGCTGTGGATGGCCGAAGTAGCTGGCTTTGGTGA
- the LOC124697780 gene encoding uncharacterized protein LOC124697780 yields the protein MRKASSADANDAKNVELFRMQGAKAAGIYKLLPPKPYTCPGVRTLSTRLGMPKHGHESLDASRACCNTAGYRGSLDEAVSALIHDLLHAPDQALHQGMAHIYYREDYGDFGIGISVSNVQLDVAPVESRDSTIPASETTRKWIRCSSAVFSN from the exons ATGCGGAAGGCGAGTTCAGCCGATGCCAATGACGCCAAG AACGTCGAGCTCTTCAGGATGCAAGGTGCAAAGGCGGCCGGCATCTACAAGTTGTTGCCGCCGAAACCATACACTTGCCCAGGAGTCAGGACCCTCAGCACGAGGCTTGGGATGCCGAAACATGGACATGAAAGTCTGGATGCATCG AGGGCTTGCTGCAACACTGCTGGATATCGAGGCAGTCTGGATGAGGCCGTTTCAGCCCTGATCCATGACCTCCTTCATGCTCCAGACCAAGCCCTCCATCAAGGAATGGCACATATATACTATCGAGAAGATTATGGCGATTTTGGGATTGGTATCTCAGTTAGTAAT GTTCAACTTGATGTCGCACCAGTCGAGTCCAGGGATAGCACCATACCAGCTTCTGAGACAACACGCAAATGGATACGTTGCAGTTCAGCAGTTTTCAG TAATTAA